The DNA window GCAACGTGCGCGACTCCTTCTCGGCCGATCCGGCAGCGGCCGACGGGCACTGGCTCCTGGTGGACGATGTGCTCACCACAGGGGCTACGGCCGTGGCCGCCGGGCAGACGCTGGCGGGGGCCGGCGCCGACGCCCTCAATCTCATGACCCTCGGCCTCGCCCGACAGTAATGCAGCGGCCAGGCTCGGGGGCATCGGCGAAGAGACACGAGTTCATCCCTGCGTCGTCAGGAGGTCGGACGGGGGCTCTGCCCCTGCAGCTTGTCGGCGTGCTTCTTCCGGAGCTTGGCGACCTTCGGAGAGATGACGGACTGGCAGTAGGGCTGGGCCGGGTTGCGCTCGTAGTAGTCCTGGTGCTTGTCCTCGGCCTCGTAAAAGGTGTCCAGGGGCTCCACCTCGGTCACAATCGGGTCCCCGAAGACCCCGTTGGCCTCCAGGCGCTCGATGAGGCCCTCGGCAATCTCCCGCTGCTCATCGTCGTGGTGGAGAATGATGGATCGGTACTGCGGGCCCACGTCGGCGCCCTCCTGGTCCTTGGTGGTCGGGTTGTGGATCGTGAAGAAAATCTCCAGCAGGTCACGGTACGCGATCACGGACGGATCGTAGGTCAGCTGTACCACCTCGGCGTGGCCGGTGGTGCCGCTGCAGACCTGCCGGTACGAAGGGGCTTGGACGTGGCCGCCGGCGTAGCCGGAGACAATCTCCGTGACGCCGTCCACTTCTTCGTACACCGCTTCCAGGCACCAGAAGCAGCCGCCACCGAGGGTTGCGTGGTTGAGGGTCGACACGGGTCGAGTAGGGACTTGTGAGAAGGACAGCGGTTTTCCAATGCACGCGGGGAAGCCCTGTTGCCCCGAAGACGCACAGAGCAGTGTGGATGGCACACTCGTTACGAGCGGGCTTTTGGGATTCACGGATGACTAACACCAGGGGGACTGCAAAGAGACGTGCATCCCATACCTTGAGGATGTCGACGCGTGGGCCGCAACTCGTGTCAACGCCGCGAGCCCACAGTCGGAGCCGTCTCATCATCTCTCATTCTTTCCCTCTTCTGCAGCCATGGCCACCGAACGCACCCTCGCCATTCTCAAGCCCGACTGTGTCCGCAAGGAAAAGGTCGGCGAGGTCCTTCGCCGCATTCAAGACGCCGGGTTTCAACTCTGCGCGATGAAAATGATTACGATGTCGAAGGCCGAGGCCGAAGGCTTCTATGCGGTCCACGAGGACAAGCCGTTCTTCGACGACCTGACCGACTT is part of the Salinibacter ruber DSM 13855 genome and encodes:
- the msrA gene encoding peptide-methionine (S)-S-oxide reductase MsrA gives rise to the protein MSTLNHATLGGGCFWCLEAVYEEVDGVTEIVSGYAGGHVQAPSYRQVCSGTTGHAEVVQLTYDPSVIAYRDLLEIFFTIHNPTTKDQEGADVGPQYRSIILHHDDEQREIAEGLIERLEANGVFGDPIVTEVEPLDTFYEAEDKHQDYYERNPAQPYCQSVISPKVAKLRKKHADKLQGQSPRPTS